The following proteins are co-located in the Paracoccaceae bacterium Fryx2 genome:
- the istB gene encoding IS21-like element helper ATPase IstB, producing MTSREIDIHTLPGMLTALRLPSFHKLWADIATRADTEGWPAARFLAVLAEYELAERDMRRIQRHMNEAQLPAGKTLATFDFKALPTLPRARIEALAVGDWLEGGGNLIAIGNSGTGKTHILCAIGHALIERGHRVFYTRTSDLVQRLQAARRDLVLEAALAKLDKFDLIILDDITYAHKDQAETGVLFELIARRYECRSIAIAANQPFSGWDQIFPDKAMTVAAIDRLVHHAAILEMNAESFRQRAAASNKEALSRPPTTTIADNKDKGEG from the coding sequence ATGACCTCCCGCGAGATCGACATCCACACGCTGCCAGGCATGCTGACCGCGCTGCGCCTGCCCAGCTTCCACAAGCTTTGGGCCGACATCGCCACCCGTGCCGACACCGAAGGCTGGCCCGCTGCCCGCTTTCTGGCTGTCCTCGCGGAATACGAACTGGCCGAGCGCGACATGCGCCGCATTCAGCGCCACATGAACGAGGCACAGCTACCGGCTGGCAAGACGCTGGCGACCTTCGACTTCAAGGCGCTGCCAACCCTGCCGCGCGCCCGGATCGAGGCCTTGGCGGTCGGCGACTGGCTGGAGGGTGGCGGCAACCTGATCGCCATCGGCAATTCCGGCACGGGCAAAACGCACATTCTCTGCGCGATAGGCCATGCCCTGATCGAGCGGGGACACCGCGTGTTCTATACCCGCACCAGCGATCTGGTGCAGCGACTTCAGGCCGCCCGCCGCGATCTGGTGCTCGAAGCCGCGCTCGCCAAGCTCGACAAGTTCGACCTGATCATCCTCGACGACATCACCTACGCCCACAAGGATCAGGCCGAGACAGGCGTGCTCTTCGAGCTGATCGCCCGGCGCTACGAATGCCGCAGCATCGCCATCGCCGCCAACCAGCCCTTCAGCGGCTGGGACCAGATCTTCCCGGACAAGGCGATGACCGTCGCCGCCATCGACCGGCTGGTTCATCACGCAGCGATCCTGGAGATGAATGCCGAAAGCTTCCGCCAGCGCGCGGCCGCCTCCAACAAAGAGGCGCTGAGCAGACCGCCAACGACAACCATCGCCGACAACAAGGACAAAGGAGAAGGCTGA
- the gvpA gene encoding gas vesicle structural protein GvpA, producing the protein MAVNKMNSSSSLAEVVDRILDKGVVIDAWVRVSLVGIELIAVEARVVIAGVDTYLKYAEAVGLTAAA; encoded by the coding sequence ATGGCCGTCAACAAAATGAATTCGTCCAGCAGCCTCGCCGAAGTAGTTGATCGGATTCTCGACAAGGGGGTAGTGATCGACGCATGGGTGCGCGTTTCTCTGGTGGGTATCGAATTGATTGCTGTTGAAGCGCGTGTGGTTATCGCGGGCGTCGACACCTACCTGAAGTACGCCGAAGCGGTCGGCCTTACCGCCGCCGCGTAG
- a CDS encoding radical SAM protein: MWFDLTLEARDGSRHTMRYNPHTSEAEGLPLSVEPGVFAPAPRVAKDKPLGKSRAPRILKIQLGLSCNYACSYCNQAFQIADATVSKLVDVEHFLVQLDGWITDAPESIELWGGEPFLYWAKIRRLIPALAERFPAAGFSIITNGSLLSREKLDFIAAYDIAITISHDGPGQHLRGPDPLEDPQTRRWIEALLAERPDKTSFNAVLTRTHHDLGALKAWFADKVGPDVFVGLEGVVNVYDAVTAIGTGRFEPAQLNSLTRSIFEALVEDPNAFGLGTRLDEFYASIQRRRPIEALGQKCGMDREDTIAVDLRGNVMTCQNTGAKGAHKIGHVEAFNEIALNTATHFAFRPECMACPVVQLCKGSCMFLEGDFFAQSCANEFAFNFGVMMAAIWHLTGMVVVGVEASKSGE; the protein is encoded by the coding sequence ATGTGGTTTGATCTGACCCTTGAGGCGCGTGACGGCAGCCGTCACACCATGCGCTACAACCCCCACACTTCTGAGGCTGAGGGGCTGCCGCTGTCGGTAGAGCCGGGCGTCTTCGCACCCGCGCCGCGGGTGGCGAAAGACAAGCCCCTTGGCAAGTCCCGCGCACCCCGTATTCTAAAAATCCAGCTGGGTCTGTCGTGCAACTACGCCTGCAGCTATTGCAATCAGGCATTCCAGATTGCGGATGCTACGGTCTCGAAACTGGTGGATGTTGAGCACTTTCTGGTCCAGCTCGACGGCTGGATAACCGATGCCCCGGAAAGTATTGAGCTTTGGGGTGGCGAGCCGTTTCTCTACTGGGCCAAGATCAGGCGGCTGATCCCCGCGCTGGCGGAGCGGTTCCCGGCGGCAGGGTTCTCCATTATCACCAACGGCTCGCTTTTGAGCCGCGAAAAGCTCGACTTCATCGCGGCCTATGACATTGCCATCACGATCTCACATGACGGGCCCGGCCAGCATCTGCGCGGGCCTGATCCGCTTGAGGATCCGCAGACGCGTCGCTGGATTGAGGCTTTGCTGGCCGAACGCCCGGACAAGACGTCCTTCAATGCGGTACTGACACGCACGCATCATGATCTCGGCGCGCTGAAGGCCTGGTTTGCCGACAAGGTTGGCCCGGATGTCTTTGTGGGTCTGGAAGGTGTGGTGAATGTCTATGATGCGGTGACCGCCATCGGGACGGGGCGTTTTGAGCCTGCGCAGTTGAACAGCCTCACGAGGTCAATCTTTGAGGCGCTGGTCGAGGATCCAAACGCCTTTGGCCTAGGCACACGCCTTGACGAGTTCTACGCCTCCATCCAGCGACGCCGCCCAATCGAAGCCCTTGGCCAGAAATGCGGGATGGACCGCGAAGACACAATCGCCGTCGATCTGCGCGGCAATGTCATGACCTGCCAGAACACCGGCGCCAAGGGCGCGCATAAAATTGGCCATGTAGAAGCGTTTAATGAAATTGCGCTGAACACTGCCACCCATTTTGCCTTCCGCCCCGAATGCATGGCCTGCCCAGTTGTCCAGCTCTGCAAAGGGTCCTGCATGTTCCTTGAGGGCGACTTTTTCGCACAGTCCTGCGCCAATGAGTTTGCGTTTAACTTCGGCGTCATGATGGCCGCGATTTGGCATCTGACGGGGATGGTGGTGGTTGGGGTGGAGGCTTCAAAGTCAGGGGAATGA
- the istA gene encoding IS21 family transposase yields the protein MAYKPINDQQLRLYMSDLRYHSQRTSAARAGFSERTARRFDANPTLPSNRKIVHGRTVADPLEGFWEGDILPLLERDSALQAVTLLRHLQGLHPLAFPDDRIRRTLERRVRQWRALNGPERDIIFRQTPEPGRMAQSDFTHAEELEVTIAGQLFPHLLYHFVMVYSRWEHVGVVLGGESFTALAENLQQALWSLGGAPQEHRTDSLSAAFRNLTADQRQDITTRYNAFVGHYGMEASRNNRGEAHENGAVESQNRHLKKAIEQALILRGSRDFASIEDYRRFIDILVARRNRQRAAATQVERAHLKPLPRRRTTDFTETVVPVTRTSGFLVKSIFYSAPSQLIGQRLRVHLYDDRLEAFLGSTLVVSHTRARGRGDGHRVHVINYHHVIHALRRKPQALWSSIYRDSLFPRTEYAEAWKVLQRDLPRRDACRRMVDLLFIAHDRACEAELAHLLAAELDAGRVPDPGPLASCLNPRQTALPRDVAVAHPSLDSFDALLGACA from the coding sequence TTGGCCTACAAACCCATCAACGACCAGCAATTGAGATTATACATGTCCGACCTCCGATATCACAGTCAGCGCACGTCGGCCGCCCGCGCCGGGTTCAGTGAGCGCACGGCCCGACGGTTCGATGCCAATCCGACGCTGCCCTCGAACCGCAAGATCGTTCACGGGCGCACGGTGGCCGATCCCCTCGAAGGCTTTTGGGAGGGCGACATCCTTCCCTTGCTGGAGAGGGACAGCGCCTTGCAGGCCGTCACCCTGCTGCGCCACCTTCAGGGCCTGCATCCGCTGGCCTTCCCCGATGACCGGATCCGGCGCACCCTGGAACGGCGGGTGCGGCAGTGGCGGGCGTTGAACGGGCCCGAGCGCGACATCATCTTCCGCCAGACGCCGGAGCCGGGCCGCATGGCCCAGTCCGACTTCACTCATGCCGAGGAGCTGGAGGTGACGATCGCGGGCCAGCTATTCCCGCATCTGCTCTACCACTTCGTCATGGTCTACAGCCGGTGGGAGCATGTCGGGGTGGTCCTGGGCGGGGAGAGCTTCACGGCCCTGGCCGAGAACCTGCAGCAGGCGCTCTGGTCGCTCGGCGGGGCACCACAGGAGCATCGCACCGACAGCCTCTCGGCCGCTTTCCGCAACCTGACGGCTGACCAGCGCCAGGATATCACCACGCGCTACAATGCCTTCGTCGGCCATTACGGCATGGAGGCCAGTCGCAACAACCGCGGGGAAGCTCATGAGAACGGCGCGGTGGAATCCCAGAACCGGCACCTGAAGAAGGCCATCGAACAGGCGCTGATCCTGCGCGGCAGCCGCGACTTCGCCAGCATTGAGGACTACCGCCGCTTCATCGACATTCTGGTGGCACGGCGCAACCGGCAGCGGGCGGCGGCCACGCAGGTGGAACGGGCGCATCTGAAGCCCCTGCCGCGCCGGCGCACCACCGACTTTACAGAGACCGTGGTTCCGGTCACCCGCACCAGCGGCTTTCTGGTCAAGAGCATCTTCTACAGCGCCCCGTCGCAGCTGATCGGGCAGCGCTTGCGGGTCCACCTTTACGACGATCGCCTTGAGGCCTTTCTCGGCAGCACCCTGGTCGTCAGCCATACAAGGGCGCGAGGTCGCGGCGATGGCCATCGCGTGCATGTCATCAACTACCATCACGTCATCCATGCGCTGCGGCGCAAACCGCAAGCCCTGTGGAGTTCGATCTACCGCGACAGCCTGTTCCCGCGAACCGAATACGCTGAGGCCTGGAAGGTGCTGCAGCGCGATCTGCCCCGCCGCGACGCCTGCCGCCGCATGGTCGACCTGCTGTTCATCGCCCACGACCGGGCCTGCGAGGCGGAACTGGCACATCTGCTGGCAGCAGAATTGGACGCGGGCCGGGTGCCCGATCCCGGACCTCTGGCATCCTGCCTGAACCCGCGGCAAACGGCGCTGCCGAGAGATGTTGCCGTCGCCCATCCCTCGCTCGACAGCTTCGATGCCCTTCTGGGAGCCTGCGCATGA
- a CDS encoding IS1380 family transposase, producing MGETLQRVTPSFNRSLRIESRTDRLTGDPGAVVLREILERSGILGWMTARLKDPRSQVDVTHDLASLIRTCVLLSAQGWRDHDDADALRQDPAFRLAASSAAGLTPLGGPGLASQPTLSRFTALMAEPANLKVLREAVLELAGRGIRAERRGKKLPCVTLDVDSAPIEVHGHQPKAEWNGHYNARIYHPLITSIAETGDMLDARLRPGNVGTADGALDVILDVVDRARKTFCDVAMVRIDAGFPSAALLAGLDARGIDYVSRLRANPVLDRLAEPCMKRPPGRRPAEPRSWLYELRYQADSWDKPRRVILVVKERADDLLLDRFFLVTSLGWTAKLRHEVLAHYRERGKAEGHMGELKDVLAPALSSTNRAKSHWRGKKLKSKTPAVDAFACNEVRLLVACLAYQIMHIARRVMAKATGTGWSLRRLRERVLRAGARLLISGRRMTLALSSAAAPFWSMLWPGIMALHWADP from the coding sequence ATGGGTGAAACTTTACAGCGGGTCACGCCCAGTTTCAATCGTTCGCTTCGGATCGAGAGCAGGACAGATCGGCTGACCGGCGATCCGGGTGCGGTTGTGCTGAGAGAGATACTCGAGCGCAGCGGGATCCTTGGCTGGATGACCGCCCGCCTGAAAGACCCGCGCAGCCAGGTGGACGTCACCCACGACCTCGCCTCGCTCATCCGCACTTGCGTGCTTCTGTCGGCACAGGGCTGGCGGGACCACGACGATGCCGACGCGCTGCGCCAAGATCCCGCCTTCCGGTTGGCGGCGAGTTCCGCGGCGGGGCTCACCCCACTCGGGGGGCCGGGACTGGCCTCGCAACCGACGTTGTCGCGGTTTACCGCGCTGATGGCGGAGCCGGCCAACCTCAAGGTTCTGCGCGAGGCGGTGCTGGAACTTGCCGGCCGTGGCATCAGGGCCGAGCGGCGCGGCAAGAAGTTGCCATGCGTGACGCTCGACGTCGACAGTGCCCCCATTGAGGTTCATGGCCACCAGCCGAAGGCGGAGTGGAACGGGCACTACAACGCACGGATCTACCATCCGCTGATCACTTCGATTGCCGAAACCGGCGACATGCTCGACGCCCGGCTGCGCCCCGGCAATGTCGGCACAGCAGACGGCGCGCTCGATGTGATCCTCGACGTCGTGGACCGGGCGCGGAAGACCTTCTGCGACGTGGCCATGGTGCGCATCGATGCGGGCTTCCCTTCGGCCGCGCTGCTGGCGGGCCTTGATGCACGCGGGATCGACTATGTCTCGCGTCTGCGTGCCAATCCCGTGCTGGACCGGCTGGCGGAACCCTGCATGAAGCGTCCGCCGGGGCGCCGCCCGGCAGAACCGCGGAGCTGGCTCTATGAATTGCGATATCAGGCCGACAGCTGGGACAAGCCGCGCCGCGTGATCCTAGTCGTCAAGGAGCGCGCCGACGATCTCCTGCTCGACCGCTTCTTCCTGGTCACCTCGCTCGGCTGGACGGCGAAACTGCGCCACGAGGTGCTGGCCCACTATCGCGAACGCGGGAAGGCCGAAGGCCACATGGGCGAACTGAAGGACGTGCTGGCTCCGGCGCTCTCCTCCACCAATCGGGCAAAGTCGCACTGGCGCGGCAAGAAGCTGAAGTCGAAGACACCGGCCGTGGATGCCTTCGCCTGCAACGAGGTCCGGCTGCTTGTCGCCTGTCTCGCTTACCAGATCATGCATATCGCCCGCCGCGTTATGGCGAAGGCGACCGGGACGGGCTGGAGCCTGCGCCGCCTGCGAGAGCGGGTGCTCCGGGCCGGTGCGCGGCTGCTGATCTCGGGGCGCAGGATGACGCTGGCGCTGTCCTCAGCTGCGGCACCGTTCTGGTCGATGCTCTGGCCCGGGATCATGGCCCTGCATTGGGCCGATCCGTAG